In Halodesulfovibrio aestuarii DSM 17919 = ATCC 29578, the genomic stretch CCGCATTTTTATTGACATCTGTTGCACTACTCCTGCCAGATCCGGCTACTGCGGCCAACCTGCCAAGACTACTCATTGGTGCGTGTGCTGAAGAAATCATATTTCGTGGCTTGCTTCAGGATTTCTTAAGCAAGACTTCTTTTTGTAACCAAGGTACTAGTCAGAACTATTTTTTACCATCCCGTGCAAATGTCATCACCTCACTGTTATTTGCCGTTTTCCATCTGTTTTCTCACTCACCTCTGTGGGCAATGGCTACATTTTTTCCATCACTTCTGTTAGGGGCAGTATGGGATCGTCATCAGAGCCTCGCAATATGCATTGCGCTCCATCTGTCATACAATCTGGGATACTACTACTTGTAATGCCCCCCCTCTTTTAATGCCCAAATTAGAAAGCTAATCTACAGAATCAAGATGTTCTAAGCCGATAATGCACAGTGCTTGTAAGTCACGTAATAAAAGAGGCCGACATTTCTGTATAGAAATGTCGGCCTCTATTCTTTTGCTAAAAGACTACGAGATTATCGAACTGTCTTTTTACGTTTTCTTCTATAGAAGATAAGTCCTGCCCATCCACAAAGAATCATCAAAAGATCAATATGGAATGGCGTGGATAGTGTCATCGTACAACCACCACCGGAGCCACCACCAGAACTGCTTGGGGAAGGGGTGGGGCTAGTCATAACACCAGGGCCGGATGGATCAACAATAATTCCGTTTGCGATACCATCGGCATCACCAATGCCACCATCGGTCAGTTTTATAGTCGCAATTGTTCGCTTAGCATTATAGCTGACATGCTCAGTATAATCGACCCAAGCGCCAGAACCATCCAGTTTTACCCAGTTGGCAGGAGCGGCCGAAGGCAGTTCGACTGTCACTTCTGTTGAATCACCCGGTTTTTCCACACGAACCCTAAAATCAATAAGTCCGTAGGTCATCTCCGTAGGTGCAGTGCCTGTACCTGAAACACTGGCCGGATCCACAGCCTTTAAGGTTACAATTGCACCACTAGTAAATCCGGTACCTGCTCCAGCTTCCTTAGGCGCAATACCAAGGTGCTGAACACCGTCGTAGGCCGTGAACTGAATCTGGTTAGTATCAATATCTGCAAAGGTATTAGGAGTGTAGACAACAGAAGTACGTCCTGTAGACTCCATGTCATTGCTGTCAGTCACTGTCAGTTCAAAAACAAGTGTTGTTTCCACTTCCGTAGAAGGACATACAAATGTCGGAGCGATTGCAGAAGGATTGGACAACGGAGCCATAGGCCCAGCAACCTGCGTCCATGAATAACTTGTAAGAGTAGCCGTACCACTTGCAGAAGAAGCGCTAGCATCAAGAATTACTGTTGCTCCCTCAACGGACTTACCTGCACCGACATTGCTAGTAGGTACAGCGGTAGGCATGAGAAGCGCTCCGTCGCTATCAACATTCACAATAACAGTATCACTATCTGTCATGCCTTCAGCGTTGGTCACTGACAATCGAAACGCAAGTGCTTCACAACCGGACGCAAGCGATGGAGCATCAAATGTCGGATTAGACGCCCTAATGTCACTTAGCGCCACAGGTAGGCCGGAAGTTTGCTCCCACCAATAGGAAACTATTGAGCTTCCCGGTGCTGTAGAACCGGACGCGTCTAAAACGACTCCAACTGCCCCGTTTGATACTGACTGATCACTACCGGCGTTTGCCACAGGAGGAGTTCCTGCATCTGTAACATTTATCACGACGGTGTCTGTATCTTCCAATCCACTCTGAGCCCTTACTGTTAACTTAAAGACAATTCTCGCCGCACTGGACGGTGCAGTAAAGCTGGTACATGCGGCTGTGGAATTGCTTAATGTTACACTCTTCGAGCTGTCGGACTGCACTTCCCAAAGGTATCCAACTAAATAATCATCACCACGTGCATGGGAATTCAAACCGTTCAGCGTTACTGATGAACCACATTCCACCGTGTAATCTGCCCCTGCTTCAGCAATTGGAGCAATCTTTGTAGAGCTGGATGTAGAAATGTTACAAATTACAGAATCATCTGAGGTCAGTCCTCCACTATCCGTAACTGTAAGCTTAAACTGAAGCGCTCCGGTTACATCAGGAGCAGTAAACCTAGGTTTGACGTCTGTATCATCAGTTAAGGTAACAGTCTCGCCACCAGTCTGCTCCCATTTATATGTCAAAGCGCCTTCGTCAGGATCATAAGAATTTATACCGCTAAGTGTCACTTTATCCCCTGTCTTCACATTCTGATTAGGACCAGCATTCGCCACAGGAGGATCATTTAAATATGTAACATTGATAGTTACGTCATCAGTATCACTCTGCCCACCGGGATCAGTAACTTTCAGCTGGAAAACTAAAGACTCACCAGCAGCAGGTACAACAGGAGCAACAAAGGTGTAGGTTGAATCAGTTACCTTTTTCAAAGTCACTTCTGTTCCTGACGTCTGCGTCCACGCATACGTCAACGTTTCACCCATAGGATCCGAAGAGCCAGCGCCTGAGAGGGTTACAGTGTCACCCTCTGTCACATTTTGGTCTGGGCCAGCATTCGCCACAGGCGGAGCATCACGCTTAATGCTTACAGATTTGGCTGACTTAATGCCATAGGCATCTGTGAGCGTAATTTCAAACGTCATAACGCCTGCACCGTCTGGCATTGTAAAAGACGCGTTAGCTGTTGTGGCATTAGATATTGTAACGGAGATTCCAGCTGTCTGTGCCCACTCATACGTTACGCCATCTACAGGCTGAACTTTCAAGTTAACGGTAACGCCAGCCTTGGCCTGAGAAGGAATATCCACAAACGTGATAACAGGAGGAGTACGCACAGTGATAACCTTTGTTACAACTGTACTTCTACCATCTTTGGTTACAGTAAGTTTAAATGTCAAAGAAGTTCCATCAGCAATGGAAGTAGCGTCAAACTGAGCTTCGCGAGCATCTGAGTTTGTAATAGTTACAGTAGGAGTGCCACCAGTCTGTTCCCACAGATACGTTGCGCCCTCTACAGATTGTGCAATCAAGGACACAGAACCGCCATTACTTACATCAGCAGGCGTTTCAATAACCGCAGGAGGACCTAAGGCAACCACAAGACTTTTAGAAGCAGAAATGCCATCAGCACTAACAAGTGTAATTTTTACACCAACATCAGAAGCAGGCATGGTAAATGAAGCATTGGCACTGTCAGCGTTAGAAATAGTAACTTCTGTCCCACTTTCCTGTTCCCATAGGTAGGTACACCCTTCCACTGGAACAACTTTCAGAGAAACAACCTCACCTTCCGGCGAAGAAGTTTTTGTAGCAGAGATATCAACTGGAGGCGGAGTGTGGACGGTAATGACCTTTGACACAACCGAACTTACGCCATCTTTAGTCACAGTAAGCTTGAAGGTCAAAGAGGTCCCATCAGCAATGGAGGTAGCGTCAAACTGAGCTTCGCGTGCATCTGAGTTTGTAATAGTTACAGTAGGAGTGCCGGCTGTCTGTTCCCACAGGTACGTCGCACCATCTACAGCCTGTGCAACCAAGGACACGGAACCGCCATTGCTCACATCAGCTGGCGTTTCAATAACCGCTGGAGGACCTAAGTTAATTACAAGACTTTGGGAAGCGGATGTGCCGTCAGCAGTAACAAGTGTAATTTTTACACCAACATCAGCATCAGGCATAGTAAAGGAGGCATTGGCACTATTAACATTAGAAATCGTTACCGTTGGGCCGCTCTCCTGTTCCCATAAATAGGAACACCCTTCCACTGGAACAACTTTCAAAGAAACAAGCGCACCTTCCGATGAAGAAGTGTTTGTCGCAGAGGTATCAACTGTAGGTGGAACCGACAACGTCATCTGCATTTCATCATAATAATATGTAGTTCCGTCAACAGTAGCAAAGGCTCGAATAGTATAGCTTGTCCCTGCAGTAAGGTAGTCATTCATATCCCACACTGGAGGTGCAGCGGGATCTGTAGCACTGAGTTTGCTATCTGCAATCGTTGGCGTTCCAGAATCTGTCCAGCAGATGCCGTAACTGTCCAACGTACCAGCAGGAAGTTTAGAAGTGTCTACCTCTAATTGCAGATTAGAGTTTTCCCTCTTGATTATTACTGCTTTTGTCAAAAGGAGGCTCTGGTTAAAAAGCGGCAGTCCCGGTTTGGCGGACCCTACAGCTTCCTCTGATATAATACTGAGATGGGCACCAGATTCCGTCCCATCATAAGCTTTATCCGAATTTATGATACTCGCTATCCCTTCAAAACTAATGCAGTAATAGATATTACCATCCGGTGCGAGTTGTCCCCCACCAATCTGCTTATTAGCCCCCAATTCGGGCACAGTCATTGATACTGGTATAGCTTCTGAATTTTGGAGATCCAATTGAAAGAACTCAGGCAGACCAGAGTATGTTCCTCCGCCCATATATAAGTATCTTCCGTCTGCGGAAAACGCGATCCCGCCCCCGTTCAAAGTCGTGGAAGTCGCAGGCATTTCCACAGTGCGGTTGTAGGTAATGTTCCCTGTTTCATTATTAAAATCATACTCAACAAACCCTATTTTTGAGTCCTGCTCATAACCGTAAACAAGCTTTTTCCCATCAGGTGAAAGCTGAAAGTTAGAGTATATAGCTATAGGTTTTGCTACGTTAGGAGCTATAATGTCTTTTCTGGTAAAGCTCGTACCGTCAAACAAAACTGCTTCAAAACCCTGAGGGGTGTCTTCAGGTCCTGTATACGGACTACTTGTGAGACTTATAATCCAAACATCTTTTTTGTTCGCATGGTCTGCTATAGTGATTGCTTTGGAATCATGTGTTCCCGCTATTGCAACATCTTGCTGCACCCATATCTCTTCAACAGTCTCTTTCGAAGCAACCAGGCAAGAAAAACCAAACCATGAACAGACATCTAAGTATATAAGATATA encodes the following:
- the mrtJ gene encoding JDVT-CTERM system glutamic-type intramembrane protease MrtJ — translated: MIASTSIEKYRFTFTAFLLTSVALLLPDPATAANLPRLLIGACAEEIIFRGLLQDFLSKTSFCNQGTSQNYFLPSRANVITSLLFAVFHLFSHSPLWAMATFFPSLLLGAVWDRHQSLAICIALHLSYNLGYYYL
- a CDS encoding PKD domain-containing protein, translating into MLFFRMALLFFCVVPFLLPASAHAGGSANFWLYGQALFSFHDDGTKTVTSSSPMELASGASSFSIAEEDGTPLFVGSGTVVYKVNEGGTPLQLTSSLNSSATVSQTAAFLPDSTVVNRLYLIYLDVCSWFGFSCLVASKETVEEIWVQQDVAIAGTHDSKAITIADHANKKDVWIISLTSSPYTGPEDTPQGFEAVLFDGTSFTRKDIIAPNVAKPIAIYSNFQLSPDGKKLVYGYEQDSKIGFVEYDFNNETGNITYNRTVEMPATSTTLNGGGIAFSADGRYLYMGGGTYSGLPEFFQLDLQNSEAIPVSMTVPELGANKQIGGGQLAPDGNIYYCISFEGIASIINSDKAYDGTESGAHLSIISEEAVGSAKPGLPLFNQSLLLTKAVIIKRENSNLQLEVDTSKLPAGTLDSYGICWTDSGTPTIADSKLSATDPAAPPVWDMNDYLTAGTSYTIRAFATVDGTTYYYDEMQMTLSVPPTVDTSATNTSSSEGALVSLKVVPVEGCSYLWEQESGPTVTISNVNSANASFTMPDADVGVKITLVTADGTSASQSLVINLGPPAVIETPADVSNGGSVSLVAQAVDGATYLWEQTAGTPTVTITNSDAREAQFDATSIADGTSLTFKLTVTKDGVSSVVSKVITVHTPPPVDISATKTSSPEGEVVSLKVVPVEGCTYLWEQESGTEVTISNADSANASFTMPASDVGVKITLVSADGISASKSLVVALGPPAVIETPADVSNGGSVSLIAQSVEGATYLWEQTGGTPTVTITNSDAREAQFDATSIADGTSLTFKLTVTKDGRSTVVTKVITVRTPPVITFVDIPSQAKAGVTVNLKVQPVDGVTYEWAQTAGISVTISNATTANASFTMPDGAGVMTFEITLTDAYGIKSAKSVSIKRDAPPVANAGPDQNVTEGDTVTLSGAGSSDPMGETLTYAWTQTSGTEVTLKKVTDSTYTFVAPVVPAAGESLVFQLKVTDPGGQSDTDDVTINVTYLNDPPVANAGPNQNVKTGDKVTLSGINSYDPDEGALTYKWEQTGGETVTLTDDTDVKPRFTAPDVTGALQFKLTVTDSGGLTSDDSVICNISTSSSTKIAPIAEAGADYTVECGSSVTLNGLNSHARGDDYLVGYLWEVQSDSSKSVTLSNSTAACTSFTAPSSAARIVFKLTVRAQSGLEDTDTVVINVTDAGTPPVANAGSDQSVSNGAVGVVLDASGSTAPGSSIVSYWWEQTSGLPVALSDIRASNPTFDAPSLASGCEALAFRLSVTNAEGMTDSDTVIVNVDSDGALLMPTAVPTSNVGAGKSVEGATVILDASASSASGTATLTSYSWTQVAGPMAPLSNPSAIAPTFVCPSTEVETTLVFELTVTDSNDMESTGRTSVVYTPNTFADIDTNQIQFTAYDGVQHLGIAPKEAGAGTGFTSGAIVTLKAVDPASVSGTGTAPTEMTYGLIDFRVRVEKPGDSTEVTVELPSAAPANWVKLDGSGAWVDYTEHVSYNAKRTIATIKLTDGGIGDADGIANGIIVDPSGPGVMTSPTPSPSSSGGGSGGGCTMTLSTPFHIDLLMILCGWAGLIFYRRKRKKTVR